In Elaeis guineensis isolate ETL-2024a chromosome 1, EG11, whole genome shotgun sequence, a genomic segment contains:
- the LOC105035012 gene encoding sister chromatid cohesion 1 protein 4 isoform X2, which translates to MFYSQFILAKKGPLGTIWIAAHLERKLRKNQVADTDIGVSVDSILFPEVPIALRLSSHLLLGVVRIYSRKVNYLFHDCSEALLKIKQAFRSTAVDLPPEESTAPYHSITLPETFHLDDFELPDSAYEGDFVDRHVSSKEQITLQDTLDGTGYSTLQFGLDERFGDGNASQIGLELDEDLFLDKHPSQHASTSLGSDKCAMHQGQSLFSLADMEIDEGESGLNKDKSVETPNDLSEHSDNPDKHVLPRNDGTSQWHGYNIQTPDLNEAFFPRDHIEGSTAIPSQIDFISTADEVASTELIESAQAPSTPGLMEETFSAAAQESPVLSPQRKTSPVTGEEALKSDKPGSHFECPDSTTESGHIQAVTMDCEPANIVPLTSLPTSSGFVAAADEPHSECGQKSADNNVQNDIVCDEVEDVIVASQIHDDGDAMLPENIPESSVTLTTKSTSREGNAEPSILGKQDYKEDIDHCPNSNASALNIDSNSQLNQASSLSAEDGVLVESIPEFSQQDLGGCSGTSLRKEALYVTESSFDLQGEDFNIANATNTDVEMHQQSGHALLESVPGVSKPNEPSTGPISKDTQLDQFNCSSSSEFPEPEKMLLAPAGNVDPASELGQLTAEKGVIESDGSVNRISSLCGKKRRLMESTPVLQHGTSTKMSGKSRIRRNTDYIPDDDDLLASILVGKRTPVLRIGPTPPPPKAASLKRPRLTTRPGMPKRKVLLDDTTVLHADAIRQQLINAEDIRRMRKKAPCTRPEIWMIEKSLLEDEIFNESIITGVSVELNTLHNRRYDSEIDESHSRADPSKEAELSRSLEFVRETSGKEMAESIPVMPNKVDVETQGPSGTSVAVEAQLDKGSSECDAQEHLGSLTDLPQPDLSNNIQTCDITMTENNMQDENAEVHLSTPATDCGAEDIAVHKNEDIAPSSENEDLCMHSEWQALHGSVQPASELSEMNNEALQTTEITSVIGLDLAEDETRDASVVAGNGGIAAAGNINCPHDTHADVGKIGHTETLVSIQDSSLLEVEVCLQTDSTTIRHLNSTMLDVAMEGSEIADPVAVTSHQTVQGKDNGLDARVEDGSVMQKNLQNEVNSFQPNTEIENVPSAVGENSGLQELNAEGGMDVESASVDLAAAKECSDFGSAVGGNDTEFLNVDDEADYDDAADHDMPNPEEAQSVENSGWSSRTRGVARYLKILFDEESGRGRKLVAMDRLLAGKTRKEASRMFFETLVLKTRDYIHVEQDNPLECINIKPTIKLLKSEF; encoded by the exons ATTCTATTCTTTTCCCTGAAGTTCCAATTGCACTGCGGTTGTCTAGCCATCTTCTGCTAGGTGTGGTGAGGATATATTCTCGGAAGGTGAATTATCTTTTCCATGACTGCAGTGAGGCTCTGCTGAAGATAAAACAGGCATTTCGGTCAACTGCAGTTGATCTCCCGCCAGAAGAATCTACCGCACCATATCACTCCATTACTCTTCCAGAGACCTTTCATCTGGATGATTTTGAGCTGCCCGATAGTGCATATGAGGG CGACTTTGTTGACCGCCATGTCAGTTCGAAAGAGCAGATCACACTTCAAGATACTTTGGATGGCACAGGATATTCGACATTGCAATTTGGACTGGATG AAAGATTTGGCGATGGAAATGCTTCGCAGATTGGCTTAGAACTTGATGAG GACTTATTCTTGGACAAGCATCCCTCTCAGCATGCATCAACTTCACTGGGCTCAGATAAGTG TGCTATGCATCAGGGCCAGTCCTTGTTTTCTCTTGCTGACATGGAAATTGATGAAGGTGAAAGTGGGCTCAATAAGGATAAGAGTGTTGAAACTCCAAATGATTTGTCTGAACATTCTGATAATCCTGACAAGCATGTACTTCCAAGAAATGATGGCACCTCGCAGTGGCATGGGTACAATATTCAAACTCCTGATCTTAATGAAGCATTTTTTCCAAGGGATCATATCGAAGGCTCCACTGCAATACCCAGTCAAATTGATTTTATTAGCACTGCTGATGAAGTTGCATCCACAGAATTGATTGAATCTGCTCAGGCTCCATCTACTCCTGGTTTAATGGAAGAGACATTTTCAGCTGCTGCACAGGAAAGTCCTGTTCTGAGTCCACAAAGAAAAACTTCACCGGTAACTGGTGAAGAGGCCTTGAAGTCTGATAAACCTGGCTCACATTTTGAATGTCCAGATTCAACGACTGAAAGTGGTCATATACAAGCAGTAACAATGGACTGTGAGCCGGCTAATATTGTGCCACTGACCTCTTTGCCTACTTCAAGTGGGTTTGTAGCTGCAGCTGATGAACCTCATTCAGAATGTGGACAGAAGAGTGCAGATAATAATGTACAAAATGATATCGTTTGTGATGAAGTGGAAGATGTGATAGTTGCCAGTCAGATTCATGATGATGGCGATGCCATGCTTCCTGAAAATATACCGGAATCAAGTGTGACTTTAACTACCAAAAGCACCTCACGTGAGGGTAATGCTGAGCCATCAATTCTTGGTAAACAGGATTATAAAGAAGATATTGACCATTGTCCCAATAGCAATGCATCTGCACTTAATATTGATAGTAATTCGCAACTGAATCAAGCCAGTTCTCTGTCTGCAGAAGATGGAGTTTTAGTAGAAAGCATCCCTGAGTTTTCTCAACAAGACCTGGGAGGCTGTTCCGGAACTTCACTGAGAAAGGAGGCACTTTATGTTACTGAATCTTCTTTTGATTTGCAAG GTGAAGACTTCAACATAGCTAATGCAACAAACACTGATGTCGAGATGCACCAGCAGTCAGGACATGCATTATTAGAATCTGTACCAGGTGTTAGCAAACCAAATGAACCATCAACTGGCCCTATTTCAAAAGATACGCAACTAGATCAGTTTAACTGTTCTTCAAGTTCTGAGTTTCCTGAACCTGAAAAAATGCTGTTAGCCCCAGCTGGCAATGTTGACCCGGCTAGCGAATTAGGACAGCTTACTGCAGAAAAGGGGGTAATAGAGTCTGATGGAAGTGTCAACAGGATCAGTAGCCTTTGCGGCAAAAAACGCCGATTAATGGAGAGCACACCAGTTTTGCAACATGGCACTTCCACAAAGATGTCTGGCAAATCACGAATTAGACGGAACACTGATTACATTCCTGATGACGATGATTTATTGGCATCAATTTTAG TTGGAAAAAGGACACCAGTCTTGAGGATAGGGCCGACACCGCCACCCCCCAAAGCAGCTTCTCTAAAACGCCCTAGGTTAACAACCAGACCAGGCATGCCCAAGAGGAAGGTTTTGCTGGATGATACTACAGTCTTACATGCTGA TGCAATACGGCAACAACTGATAAATGCTGAAGATATACGCCGCATGCGTAAGAAGGCTCCATGTACTCGTCCTGAAATTTGGATGATTGAGaaaagtttattagaagatgaaattttCAATGAATCTATAATTACTG GTGTATCAGTGGAGTTGAACACCTTACACAATCGAAGATATGATTCTGAAATTGATGAATCTCATTCCCGTGCTGACCCATCAAAAGAGGCTGAGCTTTCTAGAAGCTTAGAGTTTGTTAGAGAAACTAGTGGGAAAGAAATGGCCGAGTCCATTCCAGTTATGCCAAATAAAGTTGATGTTGAAACACAGGGACCATCAGGCACATCTGTAGCAGTTGAGGCACAGCTTGACAAAGGCTCCAGTGAATGTGATGCTCAAGAGCATTTAGGATCCCTAACTGATCTGCCTCAGCCAGATTTATCAAACAATATCCAAACATGTGATATTACAATGACGGAAAACAATATGCAGGACGAAAATGCTGAAGTTCACTTGTCTACACCTGCAACAGATTGTGGAGCTGAAGATATTGCAGTTCACAAGAATGAAGACATTGCTCCATCCTCTGAGAATGAAGATTTGTGCATGCATTCGGAGTGGCAAGCACTGCATGGGTCAGTACAACCTGCCAGTGAGCTCTCAGAGATGAACAATGAAGCATTACAGACGACTGAAATCACTTCTGTTATAGGCTTAGATCTTGCTGAGGATGAAACCAGAG ATGCTTCCGTCGTGGCAGGAAATGGGGGCATAGCAGCTGCAGGAAACATAAACTGCCCACATGATACTCATGCTGATGTTGGTAAGATTGGACACACAGAGACATTAGTCTCTATACAAGATAGCAGTTTACTTGAAGTTGAGGTATGTTTACAAACAGACTCGACTACTATTAGACATTTGAACTCTACTATGCTAGATGTGGCCATGGAAGGTAGTGAAATAGCTGACCCTGTTGCTGTAACTTCTCATCAGACTGTGCAGGGAAAAGACAATGGTTTAGATGCTAGAGTAGAAGATGGATCTGTGATGCAGAAAAACTTGCAAAATGAAGTGAACTCATTTCAACCAAATACTGAAATCGAAAATGTTCCATCTGCAGTTGGAGAAAATTCTGGTTTGCAGGAACTTAATGCAGAGGGTGGTATGGATGTAGAAAGTGCTTCTGTGGATCTTGCTGCTGCAAAAGAATGTAGT GATTTTGGCAGTGCAGTTGGTGGCAATGATACAG AGTTTCTTAATGTAGATGATGAAGCCGACTATGATGATGCAGCAGATCATGACATGCCGAATCCTGAAGAGGCCCAGTCAGTTGAAAACAGCGGCTGGTCCTCCCGGACAAG GGGCGTTGCAAggtatttgaaaattttgtttgATGAAGAATCTGGACGTGGCAGAAAACTTGTTGCCATGGATCGCCTTTTAGCTGGTAAAACTCGCAAAGAAGCATCAAGAATGTTCTTTGAGACTTTG
- the LOC105035012 gene encoding sister chromatid cohesion 1 protein 4 isoform X4 yields MFYSQFILAKKGPLGTIWIAAHLERKLRKNQVADTDIGVSVDSILFPEVPIALRLSSHLLLGVVRIYSRKVNYLFHDCSEALLKIKQAFRSTAVDLPPEESTAPYHSITLPETFHLDDFELPDSAYEGDFVDRHVSSKEQITLQDTLDGTGYSTLQFGLDERFGDGNASQIGLELDEDLFLDKHPSQHASTSLGSDKCAMHQGQSLFSLADMEIDEGESGLNKDKSVETPNDLSEHSDNPDKHVLPRNDGTSQWHGYNIQTPDLNEAFFPRDHIEGSTAIPSQIDFISTADEVASTELIESAQAPSTPGLMEETFSAAAQESPVLSPQRKTSPVTGEEALKSDKPGSHFECPDSTTESGHIQAVTMDCEPANIVPLTSLPTSSGFVAAADEPHSECGQKSADNNVQNDIVCDEVEDVIVASQIHDDGDAMLPENIPESSVTLTTKSTSREGNAEPSILGKQDYKEDIDHCPNSNASALNIDSNSQLNQASSLSAEDGVLVESIPEFSQQDLGGCSGTSLRKEALYVTESSFDLQGEDFNIANATNTDVEMHQQSGHALLESVPGVSKPNEPSTGPISKDTQLDQFNCSSSSEFPEPEKMLLAPAGNVDPASELGQLTAEKGVIESDGSVNRISSLCGKKRRLMESTPVLQHGTSTKMSGKSRIRRNTDYIPDDDDLLASILVGKRTPVLRIGPTPPPPKAASLKRPRLTTRPGMPKRKVLLDDTTVLHADAIRQQLINAEDIRRMRKKAPCTRPEIWMIEKSLLEDEIFNESIITGVSVELNTLHNRRYDSEIDESHSRADPSKEAELSRSLEFVRETSGKEMAESIPVMPNKVDVETQGPSGTSVAVEAQLDKGSSECDAQEHLGSLTDLPQPDLSNNIQTCDITMTENNMQDENAEVHLSTPATDCGAEDIAVHKNEDIAPSSENEDLCMHSEWQALHGSVQPASELSEMNNEALQTTEITSVIGLDLAEDETRDASVVAGNGGIAAAGNINCPHDTHADVGKIGHTETLVSIQDSSLLEVETVQGKDNGLDARVEDGSVMQKNLQNEVNSFQPNTEIENVPSAVGENSGLQELNAEGGMDVESASVDLAAAKECSDFGSAVGGNDTEFLNVDDEADYDDAADHDMPNPEEAQSVENSGWSSRTRGVARYLKILFDEESGRGRKLVAMDRLLAGKTRKEASRMFFETLVLKTRDYIHVEQDNPLECINIKPTIKLLKSEF; encoded by the exons ATTCTATTCTTTTCCCTGAAGTTCCAATTGCACTGCGGTTGTCTAGCCATCTTCTGCTAGGTGTGGTGAGGATATATTCTCGGAAGGTGAATTATCTTTTCCATGACTGCAGTGAGGCTCTGCTGAAGATAAAACAGGCATTTCGGTCAACTGCAGTTGATCTCCCGCCAGAAGAATCTACCGCACCATATCACTCCATTACTCTTCCAGAGACCTTTCATCTGGATGATTTTGAGCTGCCCGATAGTGCATATGAGGG CGACTTTGTTGACCGCCATGTCAGTTCGAAAGAGCAGATCACACTTCAAGATACTTTGGATGGCACAGGATATTCGACATTGCAATTTGGACTGGATG AAAGATTTGGCGATGGAAATGCTTCGCAGATTGGCTTAGAACTTGATGAG GACTTATTCTTGGACAAGCATCCCTCTCAGCATGCATCAACTTCACTGGGCTCAGATAAGTG TGCTATGCATCAGGGCCAGTCCTTGTTTTCTCTTGCTGACATGGAAATTGATGAAGGTGAAAGTGGGCTCAATAAGGATAAGAGTGTTGAAACTCCAAATGATTTGTCTGAACATTCTGATAATCCTGACAAGCATGTACTTCCAAGAAATGATGGCACCTCGCAGTGGCATGGGTACAATATTCAAACTCCTGATCTTAATGAAGCATTTTTTCCAAGGGATCATATCGAAGGCTCCACTGCAATACCCAGTCAAATTGATTTTATTAGCACTGCTGATGAAGTTGCATCCACAGAATTGATTGAATCTGCTCAGGCTCCATCTACTCCTGGTTTAATGGAAGAGACATTTTCAGCTGCTGCACAGGAAAGTCCTGTTCTGAGTCCACAAAGAAAAACTTCACCGGTAACTGGTGAAGAGGCCTTGAAGTCTGATAAACCTGGCTCACATTTTGAATGTCCAGATTCAACGACTGAAAGTGGTCATATACAAGCAGTAACAATGGACTGTGAGCCGGCTAATATTGTGCCACTGACCTCTTTGCCTACTTCAAGTGGGTTTGTAGCTGCAGCTGATGAACCTCATTCAGAATGTGGACAGAAGAGTGCAGATAATAATGTACAAAATGATATCGTTTGTGATGAAGTGGAAGATGTGATAGTTGCCAGTCAGATTCATGATGATGGCGATGCCATGCTTCCTGAAAATATACCGGAATCAAGTGTGACTTTAACTACCAAAAGCACCTCACGTGAGGGTAATGCTGAGCCATCAATTCTTGGTAAACAGGATTATAAAGAAGATATTGACCATTGTCCCAATAGCAATGCATCTGCACTTAATATTGATAGTAATTCGCAACTGAATCAAGCCAGTTCTCTGTCTGCAGAAGATGGAGTTTTAGTAGAAAGCATCCCTGAGTTTTCTCAACAAGACCTGGGAGGCTGTTCCGGAACTTCACTGAGAAAGGAGGCACTTTATGTTACTGAATCTTCTTTTGATTTGCAAG GTGAAGACTTCAACATAGCTAATGCAACAAACACTGATGTCGAGATGCACCAGCAGTCAGGACATGCATTATTAGAATCTGTACCAGGTGTTAGCAAACCAAATGAACCATCAACTGGCCCTATTTCAAAAGATACGCAACTAGATCAGTTTAACTGTTCTTCAAGTTCTGAGTTTCCTGAACCTGAAAAAATGCTGTTAGCCCCAGCTGGCAATGTTGACCCGGCTAGCGAATTAGGACAGCTTACTGCAGAAAAGGGGGTAATAGAGTCTGATGGAAGTGTCAACAGGATCAGTAGCCTTTGCGGCAAAAAACGCCGATTAATGGAGAGCACACCAGTTTTGCAACATGGCACTTCCACAAAGATGTCTGGCAAATCACGAATTAGACGGAACACTGATTACATTCCTGATGACGATGATTTATTGGCATCAATTTTAG TTGGAAAAAGGACACCAGTCTTGAGGATAGGGCCGACACCGCCACCCCCCAAAGCAGCTTCTCTAAAACGCCCTAGGTTAACAACCAGACCAGGCATGCCCAAGAGGAAGGTTTTGCTGGATGATACTACAGTCTTACATGCTGA TGCAATACGGCAACAACTGATAAATGCTGAAGATATACGCCGCATGCGTAAGAAGGCTCCATGTACTCGTCCTGAAATTTGGATGATTGAGaaaagtttattagaagatgaaattttCAATGAATCTATAATTACTG GTGTATCAGTGGAGTTGAACACCTTACACAATCGAAGATATGATTCTGAAATTGATGAATCTCATTCCCGTGCTGACCCATCAAAAGAGGCTGAGCTTTCTAGAAGCTTAGAGTTTGTTAGAGAAACTAGTGGGAAAGAAATGGCCGAGTCCATTCCAGTTATGCCAAATAAAGTTGATGTTGAAACACAGGGACCATCAGGCACATCTGTAGCAGTTGAGGCACAGCTTGACAAAGGCTCCAGTGAATGTGATGCTCAAGAGCATTTAGGATCCCTAACTGATCTGCCTCAGCCAGATTTATCAAACAATATCCAAACATGTGATATTACAATGACGGAAAACAATATGCAGGACGAAAATGCTGAAGTTCACTTGTCTACACCTGCAACAGATTGTGGAGCTGAAGATATTGCAGTTCACAAGAATGAAGACATTGCTCCATCCTCTGAGAATGAAGATTTGTGCATGCATTCGGAGTGGCAAGCACTGCATGGGTCAGTACAACCTGCCAGTGAGCTCTCAGAGATGAACAATGAAGCATTACAGACGACTGAAATCACTTCTGTTATAGGCTTAGATCTTGCTGAGGATGAAACCAGAG ATGCTTCCGTCGTGGCAGGAAATGGGGGCATAGCAGCTGCAGGAAACATAAACTGCCCACATGATACTCATGCTGATGTTGGTAAGATTGGACACACAGAGACATTAGTCTCTATACAAGATAGCAGTTTACTTGAAGTTGAG ACTGTGCAGGGAAAAGACAATGGTTTAGATGCTAGAGTAGAAGATGGATCTGTGATGCAGAAAAACTTGCAAAATGAAGTGAACTCATTTCAACCAAATACTGAAATCGAAAATGTTCCATCTGCAGTTGGAGAAAATTCTGGTTTGCAGGAACTTAATGCAGAGGGTGGTATGGATGTAGAAAGTGCTTCTGTGGATCTTGCTGCTGCAAAAGAATGTAGT GATTTTGGCAGTGCAGTTGGTGGCAATGATACAG AGTTTCTTAATGTAGATGATGAAGCCGACTATGATGATGCAGCAGATCATGACATGCCGAATCCTGAAGAGGCCCAGTCAGTTGAAAACAGCGGCTGGTCCTCCCGGACAAG GGGCGTTGCAAggtatttgaaaattttgtttgATGAAGAATCTGGACGTGGCAGAAAACTTGTTGCCATGGATCGCCTTTTAGCTGGTAAAACTCGCAAAGAAGCATCAAGAATGTTCTTTGAGACTTTG